AGCAGACCTACGGCGTGCAACACGCCACCAAGTGGTGGGCTTACTGGCGGGTGTTCTACCTCGCCTGCGCCGAGCTGTGGTGGTTCCGCGACGGCGAGGAATGGCACGTCAGCCACTACCTGTTCCGCAAGCCATGAAGCTCCTCCGGGCCGGACTGCTGGGATCCCTGCTGGCGGCCACCGTGGCGGCTGCCGACGTGGACGCCCTGCTCCGCGAGGCGCAGGCCGCCGAGGCGCGGCTCGATTCGCGCCGCGCCCTCGAGCTGTTCCTGCAGGCTGACGCCGCCAAACCGGACGACGCGTTCATCCTGCAGAAAATCGCGCGGCAATATTCGGACCTCACCACCGAGCAGGCCGCGGTGGAGGAAAAGAAGCGTTACGCCCAGACCGCGCTCGACTACGCGCTGCGCGCTGTCGCCCGGGACCCGCAAAACCCGGTGAACGTGCTCTCGCTCGCCGTCTGCCACGGCAAGCTCGCCGTTTACAGCGACACCCGCACGAAGGTCCGCTACTCGCGGCTCGTAAAGGAAGAGGCCGAGCGCGCACTCACGCTCGATCCGAACTACGCCTGGGCGCACCACATTTTGGGCCGCTGGCACCACGAGGTCGCCTCCCTCGGAGTCACCGCGCGCTGGGCCGTGCGCCTGTTCTACGGCGGTCTGCCCGACGCGTCGCCCGAGGAGGCCATCCGGCATTTGGAACGGGCCGTCGAACTCGAGCCCGGTGAACTCAACCATCACCTTGAGCTCGGCTTCGCCTACGCTGCCGCCAAGCGGCAATCCGACGCCGAGAGGGCCTGGCAGCGCGGTCTCGCCATGCCCGACCGCGGCCGCCACGACACCGCGGCCAAACAGCGCGTGCGCAACGCCCTGGAACCCCTCTAGCCCTGAATCCCTGCGGCCCGTCTTACACCAGGACGAGCACGATCGCCACGAGCATCAGACCGGCGCCGATCAGGCGGTTGCGCAGCACGCCAGGTTCCTGATGCTGCTCCTGGCTGTGGAACCAGTGACCGATCGCCCAGACGACGGCGACGCTCACCAGGCCCCGCGCGCTATAGACGATGTTCACCGCCGTAGCACCGCCCCAGATGCCGATGGCCAGCACGATGCCGGCGTTGTTCACCGCCATCAGGCCGGAGCCGACGCCCACCCACTTCCACGCCGAGACGGTCATGGCGCGCAACGGCGCGCTGAACACCGGGATCAGCGCCAGTGAGTAAATGCCCACCCAGCCGAACATCGCCGGGGCAAATGCCGTCGCCCCCCAGCCGGGCGCCCATTTCTGGATGCAGACGTCGCCGAGACCGTAAAACGAAGCGCTCAGCCACGCGAGGAACACCGTCCGACCGATGTGCCGCGTTCCACGCAGGCCCGGGCCCAGATGGAGCAGCAGCACCGCCGCGGCACTGAGCCCGGCGCCGATCCACCAGCGCAGCGGCATCGCGCCGGCGTTGAGCAGCACGGTGAACAACGCGACCATGATGACCTTGGTGCCCATCACCGGGGTTGTGACCGTCACGTCGCCGTGCTTGAGCGCGAGGAACATGCAGGATTGTCCGAGCAAAAAGAAACCCGCGGCGAGCGCCGGCTGCCAGTAGAGCGTCAGGTCCACCACCGGGCGGCCGGCGGCAAGCCAGATGGGCAAGAAGGCGAGGCATGCCGTCCAGTTCGCCACAAAGGTCGTGCGCCACACGCCGACGCCAAGCTCGGCCGCCCGCTTGAAGGCGAGCGCCGCCAACACATAGGTGAAGGCGCAGGCCAGCGGGATCAGCAGATGCCAGGAGAAGGTCATTGCCCGGCAAAAAGCCGGACCCGCGGGTCCGGCTCAAATCTAATCGGTTCCGATCAAGGGTGAAGCCCGCTCAGAGCGCTTTCTTCAGGATCGCCTCGTATTGCTCGTGGTCCATTGCCCCGCTTTTCTCGTGCAGGATCTTGCCGTCGCGCCCGATGAGGAAGGTGGTGGGAATGGAGTTGAACCCGCCGAAGGCCTCGACCGCGGTGTTGTCGCCCATGACAACCGTGTAGTTCAGGGCGTTTTGCTCGACGAATTTCTGGACATGCTTCGGTCCCTTCTGGTCGAGCGATACGCCGACGATGACCACACCATCCTTGCCGTATTTCTTCTGCATCTCGATGTAGCCCGGGATCTCCATCCGGCAGGGACCGCACCAGGTGGCCCAGAAGTCCACGACGACGACCTTGCCCTTGAGGGCGGCGAGGCTGACGTCCTTGCCGGCGAGATCCTTGAACGTGAGAGCCGGGGCGGCCTGGCCGACGACGGAAGCGGAGGCGACCGCGCCCAGCAGCGCGAAACTGGCGGCGACAAAAAGGGAACGAAGCAGGTTTTTCATGGGTGCGAGGTGAGAGGTCCGGCGAACCGGTTTTGTTCCCGACGAAGAAAGGCCGGCACCGTCGTCAGACCTTGGATGCGGCCTCGGCGGCGGCGCCCTCGGTGGCGAGCATCTCGACGAACTTCTTCATGGCCGGCGTGAGCACCCGGCCCTTGCGGTGGAGGATGGCGAGCGGACGGGTGAACTCCTTGCCCTTGAAGGGAATGATCGCGAGCGTGCCCTGCCGCAGCTCTTGCTGGACGGTGGCCTGCGGCACAATGGCGATGCCGTGGTCGATCTCCACGGCGCGCTTCACGGTCTCGATGTTGTCGAACTCCATGACCGGCGTGATCTCGAGCTTGTTGTCGCGGAAGATCGAGTCCACGGCCTTGCGGGTCGGGATGTCGGGGTCGAAGCCGATGAACTTGTGGCCGGCGAGCGTCTTCAGGTCCACGTCAGTCTGCTTGGCCAGCGGGTGGTTCGGGTGCGTGATGAGCACGAGCCGGTCGTTGCGGAAAGGCAGCATCTCGATCTGGCGCTGCTTCTGCGGGAAGGCCACGAGGCCGAAGTCCACGGCGTTGTGGAGGATATCCTCATAGACGAGGTTCGAGCGGCGGTATTCGATGCGGACGTTGACCGACGGGAAGGCCTGGAGGAAGCGCTTCACGTAGGGCGGCAGCTCGTGCAGGCCGATCGAGTAGATGGTCGAGATGCGGATCGTGCCGCTGATGACCTTCTTCATCTCCTGGAGCTCGCTCTCGAGCTTCTCATACACATGCAGGATTTCCTTCGCCGCCTCGTAGATGCGCTGGCCTTCGCGGGTCAGGTTGAACTGCTTCTGGCTCCGGTCGATCATCAGCGTCTTGAAGTTGCGCTCCATCGCGCGCGCCTGCTGGCTGACCGCCGACTGGGTGATACCGTTGAGTTTCGCAGCCTTGGAAAAGCTCTTGGTTTCGACCAGATCCGCGAAGATTTTGAAGTTCTCGATTTGCATACGTCGTGTATGTTGCAAACCCAGCATAACGCTAACTTATCGCCAATCCATCTTAAAAGAGCCGCTCATAGATGTTTATCGATTACGAGACCTTCCGCCTGCGGGCCGACGCATTGCAGGCGCGAATAGCCGCCACCTGCGCCGCGATCGGCCGCCATCCCACCGAGGTCGCGCTCTTGCCCGTGACCAAGACGCACCCGGCGGCCGCCGCCGAGTATGCGGCGCGGCACGGCTTTGCCGCCGTGGGGGAGAACCGGGTGCAGGAGGCCATGGAGAAACGGCCGCAGGCCCCCGCCACCCTGCGCTGGGAACTGATCGGCCACCTCCAGTCCAACAAGGCAAAACTGGCCGCCACCCATTTCGACCGCATCCAGAGCGTGGACAGCGAGAAGCTGCTCACCGTGCTCAACCGCGCCGCCGGCGAGCTCGGGAAAAGGCTGCCCGTGCTGCTCCAGATCAACGCCGGCGATGACCCGGCCAAGTTCGGCGCCGAGCCCGCCGACGCCGCCCGCCTGCTCGACGCCGCGCTCGCCCAACCCCACCTGCAGGTGGACGGCCTCATGACCATCGCCCCGCTCTCCGACGATCCGGCCGTCGCCCGCCGGACCTTTGTCCGGCTGCGCGAGATCCGCGATGACCTGGCGGCGCGAACCCGTGCGCCCCTGCGCGAACTCTCCATGGGCATGACCGGCGACCTCGAAGCCGCCATCCGGGAAGGGAGCACCCTGGTTCGCGTCGGCACCGCGCTTTACGGCCCGCGTTGACTGTCTGCCGTAAGGCCAGAAAATTTTTGGGGTGGCCCGACATTTTCCCCGTTGCGCCGCCCTGCCGCCGGGCTTGTCTATGAGGCCGTGGAAACAAGCGGATTCACGCCCGAGCAAAGAGCCACCTTCGCCCGCCTGCTGGACGACACGTCGCCCGCGGTGCGGCAGTCGCTGCTCGCGCACTTCATGAAACACGGCCACCACAGCGTGGAGTTTCTCCGCCAGCTCGCGAGCCAGTCCGACCGCACGCTCGCCGCGCATGCCGGCTGGTTTCTGCGGGAGCTCGACTACTCCGACCCCGTGACGGAGTTCCGCGGCTTCATCCGCTCGCTCAACTACGAGCTCGAGACCGGCGCGCTGCTGCTCAGCCGCACCATCAACCCCGACATCGACATCGGCGCCTGTTGTGCCCGGCTCGACTCGATGGCCGCCCGTTGCCGCGAACTGATCGCCGAACCGGCCAGCGTGCGCGAGAAATGCCGCGTGATCAGCCGTGTGCTCTTCCACGAATACGGCCTGCGCGGCAACACCGACCACTACGCCGATCCGCTCAACAGCTACCTCGACCAGGTGTTGATCCGCCGCAAGGGCATCCCCATCTCGCTCTCGATCGTGTATCTGCTCGTGGCGGAGCGCCTCGGCCTCTCGCTCGAGCCGGTCGGCCTGCCCGGGCACTTCGTGGTGGGCTGCTACGCCGAGCAGCTGCCCTTCTACATCGACCCCTTCAACTCCGGCAGCTTCATCAACGCCGGCGAGGCCGTGGACCTGCTGCGCCGGCAGAGCACCCATCCCACCATCGCCGACCTCGCCCCCACGCCCGTGCGCGAGGTCCTCTGCCGTTGCTGCCGCAACCTGGTGAACCACTACTCCGTCGCCAACGATCCCGACCGCGCGCGGCTCTTCGCCGAGTTCGTCGCCGAGTTCGAGGCCACCTACGAGCGGCACACGACGTGATTTTTCGATTTTGCACGCCACCGGTTCCGCTGCCTCAATCGAAAATCTGAAATCAAAAATCGAAAATGACGGAGTCCTGACCCTCGCCGACCTGGACGGCTGGTCGCACCCCGGTCCCGCCCTGGCCGTGCTCGGTCACCCGATCAAACACTCGGTGAGCCCGGCGATGCACAATGCCGCGCTCGCCGCGATGGCGGCACACGACGCCCGCTTTGCCCCGTGGAAGTATTTCCGCTTCGACATGCCACCCGCGCAGCTGCCGGCGGCTCTCGCCCAGCTGCACGCCGCCGGCTTCCTCGGCCTCAACCTCACCGTGCCGCACAAGGTGCTGGCCGTTGGGCTTGTCGCGGAAATCGATCCCGCCGCCCGGGCCATCGGCGCGGTCAACACGCTCCGCCGCACGGCAACCGGCTGGAAGGGGTTCAACACTGACGGCTACGGCCTGGCCACCGCCCTGAAGACCGACCTCGCCCTCGATCTCGCCGGGGCGCACGTGGTGCTGCTCGGCGCCGGCGGAGCCGCCCGCGGTGCGGCCGTGGAATGTCTTCAGCGCCGGTGCGCCTCACTCCGCATCGGCAACCGCACGCGCGCCAATCTCGATACGCTGCTTGCGGCGCTGCGCCCGCTGGCGGGCGACACGGTGCTGGAAGGATTTGATCCCACGGAGCCGCCGGCCGCCATGCCCGCCGGAGTCGTCGTGGTGAACGCGACCTCCGCCGGGCTGCAGCCGGGCGAGCCCGCGCCAATGGATTTGCGCCGCCTCCCGCCGGGCGCCAAGGTTTACGACATGGTCTACAACCCGCCGCAAACCTCGCTGTTGCGTGACGCCGCCACCCTCGGCCTGCCGCACGCCAACGGCCTCTCGATGCTCGTCCACCAGGGCGCCCGCGCGCTCGAGATCTGGACCGGCGCCGCCGTGCCCGCCGCCGTGATGGACCTGGCCGCCCGGACCGCCCTCGGGCTGCGCGCCTGAGCCGCATCGCATGACTTCCGAACTCCAAGCCATCAGCGAACAGTTCCCCTGGTTCTTCCCGCTCTGGGCGGGAATCTTCGGCGCCTGCATCGGCAGCTTTCTCAACGTCTGCATCTACCGCATCCCGAAAAACGAATCGGTCGTGTCGCCGCCCTCGCATTGCGGCTGCGGCCAGCGGATCGCGTGGTATGACAACCTGCCGGTGCTGAGCTGGTTCATCCTGCGCGGCAAGGCGCGCTGCTGCGGCCGGCCCTTCAGTTTCCGCTATCCCGCCATCGAGCTGCTCACCGCCGCGTTGTTCGTCGCCTGCTGGCTGCTTTTTCCGCCGGGCAAAGCCGTCGCGGGGGCGGTGCTCTGCAGCCTGGTGATCTGCGCGCACTTCATCGACCACGACCACATGATCATCCCCGACGCCTTCACCATCGGCGGGGCGGCCGTGGGGCTGTTGCTTTCGTTCTTGCTCCCGGCCCTGCACGGCCAGCTGCACGAGCTGTGGTTCATCGCCGGCATGCGGGCCCTGCTCGACTCCGTGCTCGGCCTCTTCGTCGGTTCCGCGCTCGTGCTCTGGATCGCGCTCTTCGCCGAGGTCATCCTGCGCAAGGAGGCGATGGGCTTTGGCGACGTGAAATATCTCGGCGCGCTCGGAGCTTTTGTCGGCTGGCAGGGCGCGGTCTTCGGCATGTTCGGCGGCGCCATGCTCGGCTGCGGGTGGTTCATCGCCGCCTATGCCTGGCAGAAGATCACCGGAAAAAAGTCGCCGGTCGCCCTGCCCGCGGAAACACCCGAGGGCCAGCCCGCCGAACTCGGCCTCGGCGTGCACGTGCCCTTCGGGCCCATGCTCGGCCTCGCGGCGCTCATCTATTTCTTCTGGGCCCACCGCTGGGTGGACCCGTATTTCTTCGAGCTGAAGCTACTGTTTTGAACCCGGCGGCGAAAACCCCGGCGGCACGTTGCCCTGGCGGCCTTCGACGAGGATTTGGAGCAGTTGCGCGAGCGCGGTCTCGCGCGTGATGCCGCGCTCGGCCGCGAGCTGATCGGCGCGCTTCAGGAGCTGGCGCGCCATCGTCGCGGCCTGTTCGGGCGAGGCGCCGAGGCGCTCGCAGATGACGGTGATTTTTTTGACTTCGTCAGACACGGCGGAGAATTTTTATCCCGCGGCCATGCGGCGCGAGGCCGAGGGGTGCGGCGGGATCGAGATGCACGAGCGAGAGCATGGCCATCGCGAGAAACTGGCCGCCCTCTGTCGCGCCCGAGCGAACTTCGCCGGCTTTGCGTTCGCCCTGGAACAGCGCCGTGCCCGGCGCGGGCGGCGCACCGTCACCCTCGATCAGGTGCAACGCGCGCCGCACCTGGCCGAGGTTTTTCAACCGCGCGATGACTTCCTGCCCGAGGTAACAGCCCTTCGTGAAGGAAATCGCCACCTCGTCGAGCGCGCCTTCGGCGGGAAGGTCGCGCGGGCCGATGTCCGTCGGCACGGCGGGCAACGCGGCGCGCAAACGCGCGAGTTCCGCCGTGTTCCGATCCGCGGCCCCCGCAGCGGCGGAAAGCTGCGCCGCCACCTCGCTCGCGTGTGCGACGGGCACGATAATTTCCTGCGCCGGGGATCCCGCCCGGCGGCTGACGAATATCTGCGCTCCGGCAGGCAGCGTCAGGACGGGCGTCGCGCCTCCCCAGACGAGCCAGTTGGCCCACTCGGCCGTCTCATCGCGCAGTTCCACCTCGTCGGCGATCAAGTAGGCCTCGAGCCGCGCCAAGAGCACGGCGGCGCTGGCCGAAAAACAAATCACAAGGTAATCGTTGGCGGCCAATCGGATAACATGGCTGTCGGCCAGGACTTTGCCCTTCTGATCGAGCCACAATCCGTAGATTGCCCCCTTTTCGGCGAGTTTCAGATCCTGTGTGAACTGCCCCTGCAAATAGCTATTAGCGTCAGGGCCTTGAACGCGGAGGACAGCTGATGCGTTTTTTAAATCATTGGTTGGCAGATAGTAAATCACAGCAATTTGCAGTCTAGTGTTGGCATGGGACCAGCTTTATCAAGGAAGTTCTCTGAAAGGTCCTGCGAAGCATTTGACGGAGCTAAGGAACCACGTATTCCTTCCGTTATCCAATTTATCACTTCTCCCGCCTAGCGGGAGTTTTGGGGTAACTAAGAAAGCAATGGCCGGTCGTCTAGGGGTAGGCGACCGGCCTTTTCTTTGCCCCAGTGAGGAAAAGGATGTTCTTACCAAAACCGCGAAGCACGTGAAGCAGCGCGGGAACAAAGGTTCGCCCCACCAGTCACACTTTATCACTTCTCCTGCCTAGCGGGAGATTTGGGGTAACTAAGAAAGCAATGGCCGGTCGTATAGGGGTATACGACCGGCCTTTTCTTTGCCCAGGGCCAGAATGCGTCACGGGCAAGCCGAGGCTTGCTCCGCCCGGGGCGCTTCGCAGGGTTGGCCCCCTGTGCAGAAAACATCGGACATCAATGTCGTCGAGACGCGGGCCCTTCCCTCCCCGGCCGCCCTCCTGAAGGAAATCCCCAAAACCGAGGCCCAGGCCGAGTTCATCGCCAAGGCCCGTGCCGAAATCCACCGGCTCATTTTCACCGACGACAAGCGCTTCCTCCTGATCATTGGCCCCTGCTCGATTCACGATGTCGACGCCGGCCGCGACTACGCCCGCCGGCTCGCCGCCCTCGCCCGCGAAGTATCCGACCGCATCATGATCGTCATGCGGGTGTATTTCGAAAAACCCCGCACCACCGTCGGCTGGAAGGGCCTGGTGATGGACCCGCACCTCGACGGCTCGCACGACATCGCCGCCGGCCTGCGGCTTGGGCGCACCTTTCTCCGCGACGTGCTCGACCTCGGTCTGCCGACCGCCACCGAGTTTCTCGACCCGATCACCCCGCAATACGTGGCCGACCTCGTGTGCTGGGGCGCCATCGGTGCCCGCACGACCGAGTCGCAGACCCACCGCCAGATGGCCTCCGGCCTCTCGATGCCACTCGGCTTCAAGAACGGCACCGACGGCTCGATCCAGACCGCCATCAACGCCATCAAGGCCGCCGGCCAGCCCCAGACCTTCCTCGGCATCAACCTCGACGGTGCCTCCTCGGCCATCGTCACCCGCGGCAATCCCAACTGCCACGTCGTGCTCCGCGGCGGCAGCGCGGGCCCCAACTACGCGCCCGACCACATCGCCCGCACCGAAGCCATCCTCGAGAAGGCCGGCCTGCCCAAGTCCATCCTCGTGGACTGCTCGCACGACAACTCCGCGAAGAAACCCGAGCTCCAGCCCGACGTCATGCGCGCGCTGCTCGCCCAGATCACC
The DNA window shown above is from Oleiharenicola lentus and carries:
- a CDS encoding prepilin peptidase, coding for MTSELQAISEQFPWFFPLWAGIFGACIGSFLNVCIYRIPKNESVVSPPSHCGCGQRIAWYDNLPVLSWFILRGKARCCGRPFSFRYPAIELLTAALFVACWLLFPPGKAVAGAVLCSLVICAHFIDHDHMIIPDAFTIGGAAVGLLLSFLLPALHGQLHELWFIAGMRALLDSVLGLFVGSALVLWIALFAEVILRKEAMGFGDVKYLGALGAFVGWQGAVFGMFGGAMLGCGWFIAAYAWQKITGKKSPVALPAETPEGQPAELGLGVHVPFGPMLGLAALIYFFWAHRWVDPYFFELKLLF
- a CDS encoding DMT family transporter, which gives rise to MTFSWHLLIPLACAFTYVLAALAFKRAAELGVGVWRTTFVANWTACLAFLPIWLAAGRPVVDLTLYWQPALAAGFFLLGQSCMFLALKHGDVTVTTPVMGTKVIMVALFTVLLNAGAMPLRWWIGAGLSAAAVLLLHLGPGLRGTRHIGRTVFLAWLSASFYGLGDVCIQKWAPGWGATAFAPAMFGWVGIYSLALIPVFSAPLRAMTVSAWKWVGVGSGLMAVNNAGIVLAIGIWGGATAVNIVYSARGLVSVAVVWAIGHWFHSQEQHQEPGVLRNRLIGAGLMLVAIVLVLV
- a CDS encoding LysR family transcriptional regulator, giving the protein MQIENFKIFADLVETKSFSKAAKLNGITQSAVSQQARAMERNFKTLMIDRSQKQFNLTREGQRIYEAAKEILHVYEKLESELQEMKKVISGTIRISTIYSIGLHELPPYVKRFLQAFPSVNVRIEYRRSNLVYEDILHNAVDFGLVAFPQKQRQIEMLPFRNDRLVLITHPNHPLAKQTDVDLKTLAGHKFIGFDPDIPTRKAVDSIFRDNKLEITPVMEFDNIETVKRAVEIDHGIAIVPQATVQQELRQGTLAIIPFKGKEFTRPLAILHRKGRVLTPAMKKFVEMLATEGAAAEAASKV
- a CDS encoding YgfZ/GcvT domain-containing protein gives rise to the protein MIYYLPTNDLKNASAVLRVQGPDANSYLQGQFTQDLKLAEKGAIYGLWLDQKGKVLADSHVIRLAANDYLVICFSASAAVLLARLEAYLIADEVELRDETAEWANWLVWGGATPVLTLPAGAQIFVSRRAGSPAQEIIVPVAHASEVAAQLSAAAGAADRNTAELARLRAALPAVPTDIGPRDLPAEGALDEVAISFTKGCYLGQEVIARLKNLGQVRRALHLIEGDGAPPAPGTALFQGERKAGEVRSGATEGGQFLAMAMLSLVHLDPAAPLGLAPHGRGIKILRRV
- a CDS encoding YggS family pyridoxal phosphate-dependent enzyme, whose translation is MFIDYETFRLRADALQARIAATCAAIGRHPTEVALLPVTKTHPAAAAEYAARHGFAAVGENRVQEAMEKRPQAPATLRWELIGHLQSNKAKLAATHFDRIQSVDSEKLLTVLNRAAGELGKRLPVLLQINAGDDPAKFGAEPADAARLLDAALAQPHLQVDGLMTIAPLSDDPAVARRTFVRLREIRDDLAARTRAPLRELSMGMTGDLEAAIREGSTLVRVGTALYGPR
- a CDS encoding 3-deoxy-7-phosphoheptulonate synthase, with amino-acid sequence MQKTSDINVVETRALPSPAALLKEIPKTEAQAEFIAKARAEIHRLIFTDDKRFLLIIGPCSIHDVDAGRDYARRLAALAREVSDRIMIVMRVYFEKPRTTVGWKGLVMDPHLDGSHDIAAGLRLGRTFLRDVLDLGLPTATEFLDPITPQYVADLVCWGAIGARTTESQTHRQMASGLSMPLGFKNGTDGSIQTAINAIKAAGQPQTFLGINLDGASSAIVTRGNPNCHVVLRGGSAGPNYAPDHIARTEAILEKAGLPKSILVDCSHDNSAKKPELQPDVMRALLAQITAGNRSIMGAMVESNLGAGNQTFPQPKENLKYGVSITDGCIDWAATEAMVREIYATQAPLFR
- a CDS encoding TlpA family protein disulfide reductase produces the protein MKNLLRSLFVAASFALLGAVASASVVGQAAPALTFKDLAGKDVSLAALKGKVVVVDFWATWCGPCRMEIPGYIEMQKKYGKDGVVIVGVSLDQKGPKHVQKFVEQNALNYTVVMGDNTAVEAFGGFNSIPTTFLIGRDGKILHEKSGAMDHEQYEAILKKAL
- the aroE gene encoding shikimate dehydrogenase gives rise to the protein MHATGSAASIENLKSKIENDGVLTLADLDGWSHPGPALAVLGHPIKHSVSPAMHNAALAAMAAHDARFAPWKYFRFDMPPAQLPAALAQLHAAGFLGLNLTVPHKVLAVGLVAEIDPAARAIGAVNTLRRTATGWKGFNTDGYGLATALKTDLALDLAGAHVVLLGAGGAARGAAVECLQRRCASLRIGNRTRANLDTLLAALRPLAGDTVLEGFDPTEPPAAMPAGVVVVNATSAGLQPGEPAPMDLRRLPPGAKVYDMVYNPPQTSLLRDAATLGLPHANGLSMLVHQGARALEIWTGAAVPAAVMDLAARTALGLRA
- a CDS encoding transglutaminase-like domain-containing protein; the encoded protein is MRRPAAGLVYEAVETSGFTPEQRATFARLLDDTSPAVRQSLLAHFMKHGHHSVEFLRQLASQSDRTLAAHAGWFLRELDYSDPVTEFRGFIRSLNYELETGALLLSRTINPDIDIGACCARLDSMAARCRELIAEPASVREKCRVISRVLFHEYGLRGNTDHYADPLNSYLDQVLIRRKGIPISLSIVYLLVAERLGLSLEPVGLPGHFVVGCYAEQLPFYIDPFNSGSFINAGEAVDLLRRQSTHPTIADLAPTPVREVLCRCCRNLVNHYSVANDPDRARLFAEFVAEFEATYERHTT